A window from Frischella perrara encodes these proteins:
- a CDS encoding aldo/keto reductase: protein MVLKKSVTLPDGTRIPALGQGTWVMGEDSTLQQQEITALKLGIEHGLTLIDTAEMYGNGGAEIVVGKAIKGIRDKVFIVSKVLPINASFQKTILACNHSLKRLQIDCLDMYLLHWRGVVPLTETFDAMQTLVEQGKIKRWGVSNFDIKDLNEVESYVDHHQIMTNQILYNLSRRGIEFDLLPWCRQKGLPCMAYSPIERGSILSHQSLIDIAHKHNATPAQIALAWVLRTDDIIAIPKASSSEHVIDNIKSLDIKLTSEDLALLDKSFPEPKHKIPLEMH, encoded by the coding sequence ATGGTTTTAAAAAAAAGTGTAACATTACCGGATGGCACTAGAATACCTGCTTTAGGTCAAGGCACGTGGGTTATGGGTGAAGACTCAACCTTACAACAACAGGAAATCACTGCACTAAAACTTGGTATTGAACATGGTCTTACTCTAATTGATACTGCTGAAATGTATGGTAATGGTGGAGCTGAAATTGTCGTTGGTAAAGCTATTAAAGGAATTCGCGATAAGGTTTTTATCGTCAGTAAAGTCCTCCCAATTAATGCTTCATTCCAAAAAACAATATTAGCCTGTAATCATAGTTTAAAGCGTTTACAAATTGATTGCCTTGATATGTATTTGTTGCATTGGCGCGGTGTTGTGCCATTAACTGAAACGTTTGATGCAATGCAGACTCTAGTTGAACAAGGCAAAATTAAACGTTGGGGCGTGAGTAATTTTGATATCAAGGATTTAAATGAAGTAGAATCTTATGTTGATCATCATCAAATCATGACCAATCAAATTTTATACAACCTAAGTAGACGAGGTATTGAATTTGATTTATTACCTTGGTGTCGTCAAAAAGGATTGCCTTGCATGGCTTATTCACCGATTGAACGCGGTAGCATTCTTTCTCACCAATCATTAATTGATATAGCACATAAGCATAATGCTACACCGGCACAAATTGCTTTAGCATGGGTACTTAGAACTGATGATATTATCGCAATACCTAAAGCATCATCTAGTGAACATGTAATTGATAATATAAAATCTTTAGATATAAAATTAACAAGTGAAGATTTAGCACTATTAGATAAATCATTTCCAGAACCTAAGCATAAGATCCCTTTAGAAATGCATTAG
- a CDS encoding murein transglycosylase domain-containing protein — MKKKYLLVFVGLIIASCTSKEYQQIITAVNSDNPKAVLRNIAKQKGQQYAENPNLLVNDIKRIENITKAFADLRESVIRKWGERDAKEPSAKEYVKYTNNYQSRAIIDYEKGLINIGTIDSRNINKSLKEAIVMTLLMPNDPSSADLFNTNSIKLGGEPYLYGEVVDNEGQPIRWEWRANKFADYLLQNSVKTYQLANNKVAYYVQIPLIKHHEDVRAHKYQALVTKYAKQYQIDAKLIYAIIKTESDFNQYAVSRSGAIGLMQIMPNTAGTDAYAAIYNKKGKPSREYLFDPANNIQMGTVYIDILKNRYLKAITNQMSKEYCVISAYNGGAGTVLSTFHTDRNKAMSIINTRTSSEIYHTLTTQVSSKETRNYLKKVTNNKKLF; from the coding sequence ATGAAAAAAAAATATCTATTAGTATTTGTAGGTTTAATAATAGCAAGTTGTACTTCTAAAGAATATCAACAAATCATAACAGCTGTTAATTCAGATAATCCAAAAGCTGTACTACGCAACATAGCCAAACAAAAAGGCCAACAGTATGCAGAAAATCCCAATTTACTCGTCAACGATATAAAGCGGATCGAAAATATAACTAAGGCCTTTGCTGATTTGAGAGAATCAGTTATAAGAAAATGGGGTGAAAGGGATGCTAAAGAACCCAGTGCAAAAGAATATGTAAAATATACGAATAACTATCAAAGTCGCGCCATTATAGATTATGAAAAAGGTCTAATTAACATTGGCACAATTGATTCAAGAAATATAAATAAAAGCTTGAAAGAAGCGATCGTAATGACCTTGTTAATGCCAAATGATCCAAGCAGTGCCGATCTTTTTAATACTAATAGTATTAAGCTTGGAGGCGAACCTTATTTATATGGCGAAGTTGTTGATAATGAAGGTCAGCCTATTCGTTGGGAATGGCGAGCAAATAAATTTGCCGACTATTTGTTGCAAAATTCGGTTAAAACTTACCAATTAGCTAATAACAAAGTTGCTTATTATGTACAGATCCCATTAATTAAGCATCATGAAGATGTTCGAGCTCATAAATATCAAGCATTAGTAACAAAATATGCTAAACAGTACCAAATTGATGCCAAACTTATCTATGCCATTATTAAAACTGAAAGTGATTTTAACCAATATGCCGTGAGTAGAAGTGGTGCTATAGGTTTAATGCAAATTATGCCAAATACAGCGGGGACAGATGCTTATGCTGCAATTTATAATAAAAAAGGCAAACCGAGTCGTGAATATCTATTTGATCCGGCTAATAATATTCAGATGGGTACAGTTTATATAGATATCCTTAAAAACCGTTATTTAAAAGCTATTACGAATCAAATGAGCAAAGAGTATTGTGTCATTAGCGCCTACAATGGTGGTGCTGGTACGGTATTATCCACATTCCATACAGATCGCAATAAAGCAATGAGCATAATTAATACTAGGACTTCGAGTGAAATCTACCATACCTTGACCACTCAAGTCAGTTCGAAAGAAACGCGGAATTATCTTAAGAAAGTGACAAATAATAAGAAATTATTTTAA
- a CDS encoding MFS transporter, translated as MNTDSDIYSSSGSQKHRATPYQKKTLFASTVGYALDGMDIMLLGFCLPMIMTFFHLDNTQAATLNTITLLGAVIGGIIFGIMADKYGRVKVFSWTILIFSVFTGLCAISPNYETFAIFRFLSGLGLGGEFGIGMTLVSESWPKHKRSRATSIVALGFQIGIILATLTVTYIGANFGWRWAFAMGVLPALFVAWTRKGLKEPEIWQNLKDNNDNQIAVHKLFRNSSTTLTTIGLTIACAVQNFGFYGLMVWMPTMIANELHLPFSKTTFWTISTTIGMVLGIIVFGWLCDKLGRRPSYIIFLLVSAISIWFYFHQTDMTILIIFGSAIGFFVNGMMGGYGALLAEHYPTDARSSAENIIFNVGRGIAGVAQILIGFLATQYSISYALALLSVAYLLSAFAFCFLIPESKGKTLE; from the coding sequence ATGAATACAGATTCTGATATCTACTCATCATCAGGTAGCCAAAAACATCGTGCTACTCCTTATCAAAAGAAAACTCTTTTTGCTTCAACAGTTGGATACGCGCTAGATGGCATGGATATTATGTTATTGGGCTTTTGTCTACCAATGATAATGACGTTCTTTCATTTAGACAATACCCAAGCTGCGACCTTAAATACAATTACATTATTAGGGGCAGTAATCGGTGGGATTATATTTGGGATCATGGCGGATAAATATGGTCGAGTTAAAGTTTTTTCTTGGACTATTTTAATCTTCTCCGTTTTCACTGGATTGTGTGCTATTTCACCTAATTATGAAACCTTTGCTATATTCCGTTTTTTAAGTGGATTGGGTCTAGGTGGTGAATTTGGCATCGGTATGACGCTTGTTTCAGAAAGCTGGCCTAAGCATAAACGTTCTCGAGCAACATCAATTGTCGCTTTAGGTTTTCAGATAGGTATAATTTTAGCAACCTTAACTGTAACTTACATTGGAGCAAATTTTGGTTGGCGTTGGGCATTTGCCATGGGGGTATTACCTGCTTTATTTGTTGCTTGGACACGTAAGGGCTTAAAAGAACCAGAAATTTGGCAGAATCTGAAAGATAATAATGATAATCAAATAGCCGTTCATAAATTATTTCGTAATTCTAGCACTACACTTACTACTATCGGATTAACGATTGCCTGTGCAGTACAAAATTTTGGCTTTTACGGTTTAATGGTATGGATGCCAACAATGATTGCCAATGAATTACACCTTCCTTTTTCGAAAACGACTTTTTGGACTATTTCGACTACTATCGGTATGGTACTTGGAATTATTGTTTTCGGTTGGCTATGTGATAAATTAGGTCGCCGTCCTTCGTATATTATTTTTTTATTAGTTTCTGCTATTTCTATTTGGTTTTATTTTCATCAAACTGATATGACTATTCTTATCATATTTGGTTCTGCCATCGGTTTTTTTGTTAATGGCATGATGGGTGGGTACGGTGCATTATTAGCTGAACATTATCCAACCGATGCTCGATCCAGTGCAGAAAATATTATTTTTAATGTTGGCCGTGGTATTGCAGGCGTTGCACAAATTCTCATTGGTTTCTTAGCTACACAATATTCGATAAGTTATGCGCTAGCTTTATTATCTGTCGCTTATTTATTGTCAGCATTTGCATTTTGCTTCCTTATTCCAGAATCCAAAGGTAAGACTTTAGAATAA
- a CDS encoding sugar transporter, translating to MHLYPIIHRSKAWSAIFCLALAAFIFNTTEFVPVGLLSNIADSFKMSDANTGLLITIYAWAVSLLSLPLAVLTAKFERRKLLIFLFILFIASHILAGMAWDFYSLLAGRIGIACAHAVFWAITTPLAVRLAPNGKKAQAMGFIVAGTSMATVLGVPLGTMIGQVLGWRLTFLCIAAIAFFVMFGLMYLLPTLPSTNSKSLRSLPSLLRRPALIHVYILTAIVITGHFTVYTYITPFMHKIGGFSESFVVFLLLCIGFCGIIGSIIFAKFSEKYPVAIFVYTLLLMILCLGFFYIASLHSQTAIIVCLIWGIAITIFGMLMQSKVIEVAPDATDIATAIYSGIYNIGIGGGALVGGQVIQHLNMQKIGYFGAGFILVALILFVWMSSKIWIQEQKNAQ from the coding sequence ATGCATTTATACCCAATCATTCATCGATCTAAAGCGTGGTCAGCTATATTCTGTTTGGCATTAGCTGCATTTATTTTTAATACGACTGAATTCGTTCCTGTTGGCTTACTGTCAAATATTGCTGATAGTTTTAAAATGTCTGATGCCAATACAGGACTGTTAATTACAATATATGCATGGGCGGTTTCATTATTATCTTTGCCATTAGCTGTTCTAACCGCAAAATTTGAACGGCGAAAATTACTAATCTTTTTATTTATTTTATTTATAGCTAGCCATATTTTAGCAGGTATGGCTTGGGATTTTTATAGTTTGCTAGCTGGACGTATTGGTATTGCTTGTGCGCATGCCGTTTTTTGGGCAATTACGACACCATTAGCGGTTCGACTTGCTCCGAATGGTAAAAAAGCACAAGCTATGGGATTTATTGTTGCCGGCACTTCCATGGCAACGGTATTAGGGGTACCGCTAGGGACAATGATAGGACAAGTTCTTGGGTGGCGGTTAACTTTTTTATGTATTGCTGCTATAGCATTTTTCGTAATGTTTGGCTTGATGTATCTACTTCCTACACTGCCAAGTACTAATTCAAAATCATTGCGCTCTTTACCTTCTTTATTGAGAAGACCAGCATTAATTCATGTTTATATTCTCACTGCTATTGTTATAACCGGGCATTTCACTGTTTATACCTATATAACGCCTTTCATGCACAAAATAGGTGGTTTTAGTGAATCATTTGTAGTGTTTCTTCTTCTATGTATTGGTTTTTGCGGCATTATTGGAAGTATTATTTTTGCTAAATTTTCAGAAAAATACCCAGTGGCTATTTTTGTTTATACTTTACTATTAATGATTTTATGCTTAGGTTTTTTTTACATAGCGTCATTACACAGTCAAACTGCTATTATCGTTTGTTTGATATGGGGAATTGCTATAACTATATTTGGAATGCTGATGCAGAGTAAAGTTATTGAGGTTGCTCCCGATGCTACCGATATCGCGACGGCAATATATTCGGGTATTTATAATATTGGTATTGGTGGTGGCGCTTTAGTTGGTGGGCAGGTTATTCAGCATCTTAACATGCAAAAAATAGGTTATTTTGGTGCGGGATTTATTTTAGTAGCTTTAATATTGTTTGTGTGGATGTCAAGTAAGATATGGATTCAAGAACAAAAAAATGCCCAATAA